The following nucleotide sequence is from Primulina tabacum isolate GXHZ01 chromosome 2, ASM2559414v2, whole genome shotgun sequence.
ggttttatggaaaccgtcgctaaattagcgacggaatttctaaatccgtcgctaaatatgGCAACGGTTTAAAAAAACTGTTTTCGTTTgtcaaaaaaacacgctaatcgacatccattttcaaaaaccgttgtcgattggcCAAAAAAATACTctgaaagacaacggtttttggaaaaccgttgtcgttgacaccctcaaagacaacgatttttagaaaatcgttgtctttgaccccctaaaagacaacggtttttacaaAACCGTTGTCAAATCGCacctacgacaacagtttttcaaaaaaaccgttgtcgttgggTGTTTTTCTTGTAGTCTAAGTAAACTGTACATGCTACAGGCCTCGGTTtggttttctttttatttacaCGATACTCCTACTGTAAACAATACGCTTGTTTCTGTTACTGCTTTATCTTTACGAGTTCAATTTTACGGTATTGTTGTTAGCATATTCGTTCAAAAAATGTAAACACCAACTATAGTCCCCCGATAAGGAGTTGGAGAACACTAATACTGAAGCTACAATCTTGATTCTGTACACACGTACTTGTTATTATCTTTATAGAATAAGAGATGGTGTGAGACATGATTCTTTTATGGCAAATGCTGATAAAGTGATTTGGTCCTCCCAATCATGCATGCATGGTGGCCTTCCTTAGCTTCCTTTTTAAGCCATTTTCATCAAATCATCATCACTTTTATATGCTTTACCTAACAATAAATTGATCATatcatacatatataaatataattttgatatattgctCACCAACCGTTCTAATATTTGTGTCAACCGCTGatgttatatttatatattgaaCGTGATAAAAGCATGTCAAAATTGTACATTCAACAGTTGAATATCAACTCATCGATGGACATAGATATGAATACGGTTGATTgacaacatatcaaaactatataaatatttataagatAAGGTTTCGTGCATCACcagaatatatatgtatgtatatatgtgtgtgtatacatatatatatattcttatcttaaaaatatttctcTTTCAGCTTCAACTTTGTGATACCATAAGACCGGGTAAAAAACATGGAGAATATGAAGCTAAATAGCATGTATACCCTGTGAAAAGTTCATGTTATTAAAACCCTAAATTTTTCGATATTGCGTTCAAAATCCTcggaaaaaatatattttcgtgAAAGCGATACAGCAAGCGGACAAGGCGGTCAAGTGAACACTTTCCGAACACTAACTGTTCACACATGTTAGATGTGTGTGTTTTTgttgatataaaaatatgataagaGGTTTTCAAATTAAGTTGATTGTGTGTATTTTTCTCTCTTAGCCTAATATTATCCGACCAACATCAACATGCAAGCTTTGGACATAAATTTCAAACATTTTACAATATACGTAAAAGAACATGTTACAATATAAAATTGTTAGTCTCTATCTCGaggttttgaaaaaaataatttcaaagaagaaaataaaaataaattttttttcttcataaaATGAATTGTATGCAACATAAAAAACCATGTGCACCAATTGCATCTGCACAATTTAAAAATGAGATATTAGACCAGCTATTTCTTTAAGGGTGGGTTTTTCTAGCTCTGATAAATTTTCACAAGGGtggaaattcaattttttttaaacgaaaaaaataataatttatgacAAGTAAAAAAGGTCTTTTTCGAGGTGGCGTAGGGGAGGGTCCCATTCAATTCCTCAAGCTTTGGGTTCTCTCCTACAAATACCACACACTCCCACTCTTCCATTTGCATTCAACCAAACTCCATTTTGTGTTCTAAATTATTCCACTCTCAAAAGAGCCAGCTTCCTTGTTGTATGCTACTTCTTGCTTCATCAAGGTAAGGATCTCGTATACGTTCTTGCTATGTAATAAATATTGCTAGCGAATAGATCATGCATGGCATCAAAATCTTGATGTATGTGTATAGTTTATATCGTGTATATGAATTTGTAACGGGGAATCTGTTCTTTGATCAGCCTGGTTTTCTGTACTGATAATTGAACTGTTTCTTGCAGTTAAAAACAAGTGTATTTTTGCTATCTTCCTTGTGAAGAAATGTCAATGAAACAGGGAATTGTCACAATTCTTGGCTCGGATGGTGAAAAAAACAGAGCAGCTTCCATCAGAAGAACTCTCTCAGCTGATATGTCTTCCAAGAAATGGCTGGAGCAGAATGGGTTCTTCTCCCCGGTGAAAAAGATCGCTTCTTCCGAAGAAGCAGTACTTCTTACCTCGGACCATGATTCTTCATCGTTTTCATCAGAAGGcgaagaagaatgtgaaaggaCTAATAATAATCTGGGACAAGACGACGTTTGGGGGATGATCCAGTCTCAGAAAGAGGTGCAAAATGTTAATTGGGGTACAGTTCTCACTCAAAAGAGTGAAAATTCAGCACGCGATCTGCTACCACCAACTTATGTTCATCCCCTCGTGAAAAGATCAGCAAGTGCTATGAGTGACAAGAGTCTTAAGATTTGCACGGAGAGTCTGGGATCAGAGACAGGGTCAGACTGGTTCTCGACGTACCTGAATTCAGAAGTTTTGGTCGATGGGGACGATCAAGATAAGGAAGGGAGGACAAGAGTAGGGAAAGAATGTACCAAAGAACCGAATCCCTTCGAGGATTTTCATGTTGTTAAGTATAAAAGTTGCCCCTCTCGACCTATTCCGCCGCCACTCTCTTCCATTTCTGGTGGCGATGGGGTTTCACTCCGCATTCATTCCCTCCGAAAAAATGGTAGGTTGGTTCTTGAAGCTGTCGCTGTTCCTCCAAGAAAGTATTTCCATGCTCAACGTGGAGATGGAAGGCTTGTTTTGAGTTTGATCAATTCTCCTACTTCACAGCTAGAAAATGAAGTGGAGGGAAATAAAGTTGAtgattttgaaaaagtttttggTAATATGGAAGAAGTTGACGAAAATAATGAAAAAGAAGACCCGGAATTTCGCAAGGAGCAGAACTCAAAATCCATACCAAATCAAATGATGAGCGTGGATAAATCAGCCGTGATGATGAACAGGTTAATGGGATTGGGCAATAAGAATCCAACTTGGTCTCACAAGTTGAACAAAGTAGTCGACTTGCCAGATGCAGAAGAAATTATGGCAGAAAAGGATGTTTCGGACGATTTACCAATCTCACACTCACTTCCACCACTTCCACGCATGACTCGGCTCATGTCACCAGCACCGCTGCTCCCACCGCCATCACCGCCATCTGCTGCAACCTCGTTCAATGCTTACGAGTACTTTTGGCGTAGCAAGACCACCGCTGCTGGCAGTTTCATTAATACGAAGACCCCCTCAACCCCACAAGCTGCATCCTTCAAAAACAGCAAGACTGATGCAACAAAGGCATTTGATCAATATCAAGAAATGGCAACACACATGAAAGGACACAAGATAGAGTACTATGTCCCTTGTTTCAGGGGTTGCAATAAGGAGCCAAGAAGATCTCTACCAACAAGGGAGCCACGCTGCATTGCCACGTCCTGATGATTACTAACTATTTACTGAATAGCTAAATATGTTATATCCATTTATGTTATTCTCTTCACATATTAATGACAACCGTTTATCCTAAAATCACGTCTAAAAAGATTTGTGTagccaaaataaataaaaaactttAAGGAACAGTCTTACCTAATTTCATCATATTAC
It contains:
- the LOC142524405 gene encoding protein FAF-like, chloroplastic, which translates into the protein MSMKQGIVTILGSDGEKNRAASIRRTLSADMSSKKWLEQNGFFSPVKKIASSEEAVLLTSDHDSSSFSSEGEEECERTNNNLGQDDVWGMIQSQKEVQNVNWGTVLTQKSENSARDLLPPTYVHPLVKRSASAMSDKSLKICTESLGSETGSDWFSTYLNSEVLVDGDDQDKEGRTRVGKECTKEPNPFEDFHVVKYKSCPSRPIPPPLSSISGGDGVSLRIHSLRKNGRLVLEAVAVPPRKYFHAQRGDGRLVLSLINSPTSQLENEVEGNKVDDFEKVFGNMEEVDENNEKEDPEFRKEQNSKSIPNQMMSVDKSAVMMNRLMGLGNKNPTWSHKLNKVVDLPDAEEIMAEKDVSDDLPISHSLPPLPRMTRLMSPAPLLPPPSPPSAATSFNAYEYFWRSKTTAAGSFINTKTPSTPQAASFKNSKTDATKAFDQYQEMATHMKGHKIEYYVPCFRGCNKEPRRSLPTREPRCIATS